DNA from Chloroherpetonaceae bacterium:
GCTATCCAAAAGAAATGATTTTTTCACAGCCACGCGAAGCTCACCGAATGCTCGAAAAAATTTCGTCAGTGGTTGCTGATTTCCTTTTGCTCCAAATCGAAGCAGGCGCAAATGCCGTGCAAATATTTGATACTTGGGCTTCAGTTCTTTCAGAGCAGCATTTCGCTGAGTTTTCGTTGATGTACATTCAAAAGATTGTGCAAAAGATTAAACTCAAACACCCAAAAGTGCCTGTAATTGTTTTTGCGAAAGGAGCAAATACGCTTTTAAAGGAGTTAACCGAAACAGGTTGCGACGCACTCGGACTTGATTGGACTGTGGAATTGGCAAAAGCACGGTGGCAACTTTCTGATAAAGTTGCTTTGCAAGGAAATCTTGATCCAACAGTGCTTTACTCGACTCCTGACCGAATCAAAGCAGAAGCAACAAAAATATTGAAGTCATTTGGTCAACACAATGAAAATTCAGGTCATGTTTTCAATTTAGGCCACGGTATTTTGCCTGATGTTGACCCTGCAAACTTAAAAGCACTTGTCGATTTCGTTAAAACCGAAAGCGTGAAGTATCATGCACACTTTGCCGAAAAATCAAGTTTGAATTGAAATGAAAGTAATTGAAACACCAATTCAGGGTCTTGTGATTCTCGAACCCAAGGTCTTTGAAGATGCAAGAGGTTTTTT
Protein-coding regions in this window:
- the hemE gene encoding uroporphyrinogen decarboxylase, with the translated sequence MLTNDLVLRSLRREPCHRTPIWVMRQAGRYLPEYRAVRRKADFLTLCKTPDLAAEVTVQPVDLIGVDAAIIFSDILVVPEAMGMQLEMIESEGPKFPNPIRSASDIERLIVPDVSRALRYVEDAIRVSKRALNARVPLIGFAGAPWTLFTYAVEGKGSKNFRYPKEMIFSQPREAHRMLEKISSVVADFLLLQIEAGANAVQIFDTWASVLSEQHFAEFSLMYIQKIVQKIKLKHPKVPVIVFAKGANTLLKELTETGCDALGLDWTVELAKARWQLSDKVALQGNLDPTVLYSTPDRIKAEATKILKSFGQHNENSGHVFNLGHGILPDVDPANLKALVDFVKTESVKYHAHFAEKSSLN